A stretch of the Psychroserpens sp. Hel_I_66 genome encodes the following:
- a CDS encoding DUF389 domain-containing protein, producing the protein MSDENKFNFSEEEQSQITNEMNKEGAVNEKKEAVKKDAKGLWKSFTTFMNELLDFRDDTDRDATILAIKNDIPFKGATAWILVCSIFVASIGLNANSTAVVIGAMLISPLMGPILGVGLSIAINDIDTLKRSLINLLIMIILSLLTAFLFFRFFPLSEDTSELLGRVKPDIRDVLIAFFGGLALIIARTKKGTIASVIFGVAIATALMPPLCTAGYGLAKANWEYFGQAMYLFTINTIFIALATFLVLKILRFPMLKYANSAKRKRIARLASLVAIIVMIPASFTFVDVLRESRFEIDAKSFVENELKALPNSGYIEKNATINYEPNGESFIELIPFGNDEISEGTRLLLESRFKDYAALKNSKLFVNQVKNRAINNLEYMEELRTRDSIDLLSQGEKIAYLEKTVTRLSRLERDQIPFEDLVREAKINYENLKAVSYSKRITSNFSKIDTLDIFSFNWVDSLTTKEQKQKDLRKLRLWFKDKLKLDTLVIE; encoded by the coding sequence ATGAGCGACGAAAATAAATTTAATTTTTCTGAAGAAGAGCAGTCTCAAATAACCAATGAGATGAATAAAGAGGGTGCTGTTAATGAAAAAAAAGAAGCGGTAAAGAAGGATGCCAAAGGCCTGTGGAAAAGTTTCACGACTTTCATGAATGAGCTTCTCGATTTTAGGGATGATACAGATCGTGACGCTACCATATTGGCAATCAAAAATGACATCCCTTTTAAAGGCGCAACAGCTTGGATTCTAGTGTGTTCAATTTTTGTAGCTTCCATTGGTTTAAATGCAAACTCTACTGCAGTGGTTATTGGAGCGATGTTAATTTCTCCGCTAATGGGACCAATATTAGGGGTTGGTTTGTCAATAGCTATTAATGACATAGATACACTTAAGCGATCACTAATAAACTTGTTGATCATGATTATTCTAAGTTTATTAACAGCGTTTTTGTTTTTTAGATTTTTCCCTTTAAGTGAGGATACTTCGGAGCTTTTAGGTCGAGTAAAACCAGATATTAGAGATGTTCTAATAGCCTTTTTTGGTGGTCTCGCCCTAATTATCGCGCGCACTAAAAAAGGAACTATTGCCTCTGTTATTTTTGGTGTAGCAATTGCCACAGCATTAATGCCACCGTTATGTACAGCTGGCTATGGTTTGGCAAAAGCGAATTGGGAGTATTTTGGTCAGGCAATGTATTTGTTTACTATCAATACCATTTTTATCGCCTTGGCAACATTTTTAGTATTGAAGATTTTGCGTTTTCCTATGCTTAAATATGCAAACTCTGCTAAAAGAAAACGAATTGCAAGATTGGCTTCTTTGGTTGCGATAATAGTTATGATTCCTGCAAGTTTTACGTTTGTTGATGTTTTAAGGGAAAGCAGATTTGAAATAGATGCAAAGTCATTTGTTGAAAATGAATTGAAAGCACTCCCTAATTCTGGATATATTGAAAAGAATGCAACTATAAATTACGAACCAAACGGAGAATCATTTATTGAGTTGATTCCTTTTGGAAATGATGAAATTTCAGAAGGAACAAGACTTTTATTAGAATCGCGTTTTAAAGATTATGCAGCACTTAAAAATTCAAAGCTGTTTGTTAATCAGGTTAAAAATAGAGCAATTAATAATCTTGAATATATGGAAGAGTTACGAACTCGCGACTCTATAGATTTGTTATCTCAAGGTGAAAAAATTGCTTATTTAGAAAAGACAGTGACCAGATTATCTCGATTAGAACGAGATCAAATTCCTTTTGAAGATTTAGTAAGAGAGGCAAAAATAAATTATGAAAATCTAAAAGCTGTTTCTTACTCGAAAAGGATTACTTCAAATTTTTCAAAAATAGATACCTTAGATATATTTTCTTTTAATTGGGTAGATTCTTTAACAACTAAAGAGCAAAAACAAAAAGACTTAAGAAAGTTACGCTTATGGTTTAAAGATAAATTAAAGTTAGATACACTTGTAATTGAATAA
- a CDS encoding ABC transporter ATP-binding protein translates to MIEVNNIHKSFGDAHILKGVSTTFEKGKTSLVIGQSGSGKTVFLKCLLGLFKPEEGEILYDNKAYSSLTDDQKRNLRAEMGMVFQGSALFDSMTIIENVMFPLRMFTKQSKSEMKDRADFVLNRVNLSDAHFKMPSEASGGMQKRVAIARAIVNKPKYLFCDEPNSGLDPKTAMVIDNLIQEITQEYEITTIINSHDMNSVMEIGQKIVFLKDGLKEWEGSKENIFKTDNDAVTNFVYSSELFKKVRQAYLDEKG, encoded by the coding sequence ATGATTGAAGTAAATAATATACATAAATCGTTTGGAGATGCGCATATCTTAAAAGGCGTTTCTACAACTTTTGAAAAAGGCAAAACGAGTTTAGTAATAGGACAAAGTGGATCTGGCAAAACAGTTTTTCTTAAATGTCTTTTGGGACTTTTTAAGCCAGAAGAAGGAGAAATTCTCTATGACAACAAAGCCTACTCTAGTCTTACAGATGACCAAAAGCGTAATCTAAGAGCAGAGATGGGCATGGTATTTCAAGGTAGTGCGTTATTTGATTCTATGACAATTATTGAAAATGTGATGTTTCCGCTTCGGATGTTTACAAAACAAAGTAAAAGTGAAATGAAGGACAGAGCAGATTTTGTTCTTAACCGCGTCAATCTATCTGATGCACATTTTAAAATGCCAAGCGAAGCCTCTGGAGGTATGCAAAAACGTGTTGCAATTGCAAGAGCCATCGTAAACAAACCTAAATATTTATTTTGCGATGAACCAAACTCTGGTTTAGATCCAAAAACCGCAATGGTTATTGATAATTTAATTCAGGAAATTACTCAAGAATATGAAATCACTACCATTATAAATTCTCATGACATGAACTCCGTTATGGAAATTGGACAAAAAATTGTGTTTTTGAAAGACGGACTCAAAGAATGGGAAGGTTCTAAAGAAAACATCTTTAAAACCGACAATGACGCTGTTACTAATTTCGTGTACTCTTCAGAATTATTTAAAAAAGTACGTCAAGCCTATTTGGATGAAAAAGGTTAA
- a CDS encoding MlaE family ABC transporter permease, whose translation MSYLHNIGVYFLMIAEMFRKPTKWSVMRRLILKDIDDLIIGSLGIVAFISFFVGGVVTIQTALNISNPLIPKYLIGFATRQSIILEFAPTFISIIMAGKVGSFITSSIGTMRVTEQIDALEVMGINSLNYLVFPKFIALMLYPFVISIAMFLGILGGMAAVVFGGFGTLEDFITGIQIDFIPFHIVYAFIKTFVFAFILATIPSYFGFYLKGGALEVGKASTTSFVWTSVAIILINYILTQLLLS comes from the coding sequence ATGTCGTACCTTCATAATATTGGTGTCTATTTTTTAATGATTGCCGAAATGTTTCGCAAACCAACTAAATGGTCTGTGATGCGTAGACTCATATTAAAAGATATTGATGATCTAATTATAGGATCATTAGGCATTGTTGCTTTTATTTCCTTTTTTGTTGGAGGCGTTGTCACCATACAAACTGCGTTGAACATAAGCAACCCGCTAATCCCTAAATATCTTATTGGGTTTGCAACGAGACAATCTATAATATTAGAATTCGCACCTACTTTTATTTCTATTATTATGGCAGGAAAAGTGGGTTCATTTATAACATCAAGCATTGGTACTATGCGAGTTACAGAGCAAATTGATGCTTTGGAAGTTATGGGTATCAACTCTTTAAATTATCTTGTGTTTCCAAAATTTATAGCGCTCATGCTCTACCCATTTGTAATTTCGATTGCTATGTTTTTGGGAATTCTAGGTGGAATGGCTGCGGTTGTATTTGGTGGATTTGGAACTTTAGAAGATTTTATCACAGGTATTCAAATTGATTTTATTCCCTTTCATATCGTATATGCCTTTATTAAAACATTTGTTTTTGCATTTATACTTGCTACGATCCCATCCTACTTTGGATTTTATTTGAAGGGCGGAGCACTTGAAGTTGGTAAAGCCAGTACGACATCATTTGTTTGGACCAGTGTTGCGATTATCTTAATCAATTACATTTTAACCCAACTTTTATTAAGCTAA
- the pafA gene encoding alkaline phosphatase PafA translates to MKVIINLLFVFLIVTSCTAQNQVSKEKNKEFQYDNNNPKLVVGIVVDQMRYDYLTRFDSKYGDGGFKRMIKEGFNCKNNHFNYIPTYTGPGHTSVYTGTTPKYHGIIGNNWYDKEIKEMVYCAQDDSVQSVGTTNDAGKMSPKRMKTTTFGDENRLFTQMKGKTIGISLKDRGAILPAGHTANAAYWFHGMDEGAWITSTYYMEELPKWVLDFNASGVAESYLKVWDTYYDISTYTESGNDENLFEGGFKGKEKATFPYDLAKLKDDNRGFDILKATAYGNSLTTDFAIEAIKNEQLGEDNITDLLTVSFSATDYVGHNFGVSSKEIEDTYIRLDKDLERFFEFLDAQVGKVNYTVFLTADHGAIEVPAYLQSMKVPSGYLNNTETRTRFTDYLNAKFKSSDLIENISNDQIFLNRRYIDSIGLNINDVQESMVNELIGYKHVEKVFSAHTMTTTDFTTGIESLLQNGYNQKRSGDIILVADPAYISYGKTGSTHGSGLNYDTHVPLLFFGKGINHGETYDKTVIPDIAPTISALLGISFPNAATGQPLGFVIDKND, encoded by the coding sequence ATGAAAGTTATAATTAATCTCCTTTTTGTGTTTCTAATAGTAACGTCTTGCACAGCGCAAAATCAAGTTTCCAAAGAAAAAAACAAAGAATTTCAATACGATAATAACAATCCTAAATTGGTGGTTGGCATTGTGGTTGATCAAATGCGTTATGATTATCTAACGAGATTTGATAGTAAATATGGAGATGGCGGTTTTAAGCGCATGATCAAAGAAGGGTTTAATTGTAAAAACAATCATTTTAATTATATCCCAACGTATACAGGTCCTGGCCATACCTCAGTTTATACAGGTACAACGCCAAAATACCATGGCATTATTGGTAACAATTGGTATGACAAAGAAATTAAAGAAATGGTATATTGTGCTCAGGATGATAGCGTACAATCTGTTGGAACAACCAATGATGCTGGTAAAATGTCACCAAAAAGAATGAAAACGACCACCTTTGGTGATGAGAATAGATTGTTCACCCAAATGAAAGGAAAGACAATTGGTATTTCATTAAAGGATAGAGGTGCAATCTTGCCAGCTGGCCACACAGCTAACGCAGCATATTGGTTTCATGGTATGGATGAAGGTGCTTGGATAACTAGCACATATTATATGGAAGAATTGCCAAAATGGGTATTAGATTTTAATGCTTCAGGAGTTGCAGAATCTTACCTAAAAGTTTGGGATACCTATTATGATATTTCAACATATACTGAAAGTGGAAACGACGAAAACCTCTTCGAAGGCGGATTTAAAGGCAAGGAAAAAGCAACATTTCCATATGATTTAGCAAAACTCAAAGATGATAATCGAGGCTTCGATATCCTTAAAGCTACTGCCTACGGAAACTCTCTAACTACAGATTTTGCTATAGAAGCCATAAAAAATGAGCAGCTGGGAGAAGACAATATTACAGATTTGCTAACCGTTAGTTTTTCGGCAACCGATTATGTAGGCCATAATTTTGGCGTAAGCTCTAAAGAAATTGAAGACACCTATATTAGGCTAGATAAGGATTTGGAACGTTTTTTTGAGTTTTTAGACGCCCAAGTTGGTAAAGTTAATTACACAGTTTTTCTAACTGCAGATCACGGTGCAATAGAAGTGCCTGCCTATTTACAATCTATGAAAGTACCTTCGGGATATTTAAACAACACCGAGACCCGAACTCGTTTTACAGATTATCTAAATGCAAAATTTAAATCATCAGACCTAATCGAAAATATTAGTAACGATCAAATTTTCTTAAACAGAAGGTACATAGACAGCATAGGTCTTAATATAAACGACGTTCAAGAATCGATGGTCAATGAGTTGATTGGTTACAAACACGTAGAAAAAGTATTTTCTGCGCATACGATGACCACGACCGATTTTACGACTGGTATTGAATCACTATTGCAAAATGGTTACAACCAAAAACGCTCTGGAGATATCATTTTGGTTGCAGATCCTGCTTATATTTCCTACGGAAAAACAGGTTCTACGCATGGTAGCGGATTAAATTACGACACGCACGTTCCTCTTTTGTTCTTCGGAAAAGGGATCAATCATGGAGAGACCTACGATAAAACAGTCATTCCAGATATAGCTCCTACCATTTCAGCATTATTAGGAATTAGTTTTCCAAATGCTGCGACAGGACAACCATTAGGATTTGTGATAGATAAAAATGACTAA